ttttatacattaatttaaagTGGTTTATCTGTGTACCTTGGATAAGAAGGATGTCGGGGTGTTGCTGTATCCTCGCAGGTTTTTGTGCAGCTGGTCCAGAGTCTGCAGCACCGCTTTCTGGTGCTCGTCCCCCCGCAGCGTCCCGTCCCGGATCAGCCCGCTGTAGTGATCCAGAGGCCCGCTGAACCCGGCCGAGCTCACGCCGCTCTCCTCCACCTCCGGCTGGGCTTTCACCGAGTAACCTTGAGGGACATTTTGACACAGATTTCGCTCCTTTTAGCgtcttttgtttacattttacatcaGTGGTGAGACAACGTGAAAGACCAAAGGTTGGAAGAGACAGATAGTTTAAGGGctgataaaaacagtgaaaataaaaaagataagtTTGTAAATAAAGTCAGATATTTATAGTAGAGTCAGGTTAACTTTAGAGAGTGTAAACTACAGATAAACACGTGAATTAAAAGCAggagtgttgttgttgttttttttagtattagCTTTGAACAAACGGATAAACTTTAAACTCCTTCACCATCGACACGACTCACCAAAAACGCGCCTCACCTCGTCTGCAGACGTCTGTCAGAGATTTTAGCAGCTTTCTGGATGAATATTGTTCCGTCAACAGACACCTGAAGCCCCGCAGAGCTGAGGGTGACATCTTCACACACAGCGGTATGCACGCCGCCATGTTGctttcaaaaaactttattaacaaacatacaaacaaacaggagcgtgtctgtgtgtgccagCAGGGGGCGGAGTTTCATTCAGTCAAGAACCttctta
This genomic interval from Plectropomus leopardus isolate mb unplaced genomic scaffold, YSFRI_Pleo_2.0 unplaced_scaffold18056, whole genome shotgun sequence contains the following:
- the LOC121964984 gene encoding AFG1-like ATPase — encoded protein: MAACIPLCVKMSPSALRGFRCLLTEQYSSRKLLKSLTDVCRRGYSVKAQPEVEESGVSSAGFSGPLDHYSGLIRDGTLRGDEHQKAVLQTLDQLHKNLRGYSNTPTSFLSK